A portion of the Faecalibacterium sp. I3-3-89 genome contains these proteins:
- the ilvD gene encoding dihydroxy-acid dehydratase: MRSDNVTKGSERAPNRSLFYALGYTPEELDRPLIGVVSAYSEIVPGHMNLDKVAEAVKAGVQMAGGTPILIPAIGVCDGIAMGHVGMKYSLASRELICDSVETMLMAHQLDGLVLVPNCDKIVPGMVMAAVRMDVPAVVCSGGPMLAGTYGGEEVSLSKMFEAVGAYKAGMISDEQLEDCTCNCCPSCGSCSGMYTANSMNCLCEAIGIALPGNGTIPAVYSKRLQLAKHAGMAIMEMVKKGITARQIINERSIRNALTCDMALGCSTNTVLHLLAIAYEAGVPIDLKLFNEISAKTPNLCHLAPAGPTHMPDLYAAGGIPAVQAELAKKGLLDLDVPTVTGKTLGENIKGAHILNDKAIRPIEDPYSPTGGLQILWGNIAPDGCVVKRSAVAPEMQEHSGPARVFNSEETAIAAIYAGKIVPGDVVVIRYEGPKGGPGMREMLNPTSALAGMKLDKTVALITDGRFSGASRGAAIGHVSPEAASGGPIGLIEEGDTIHIDIPNASITLEVSDEVLAERKAKYVAPEPNIKTGWLSRYARMVTSANLGAVLK; the protein is encoded by the coding sequence ATGAGAAGTGACAACGTGACTAAAGGCTCGGAGCGCGCGCCCAACCGCAGCCTGTTTTACGCTTTGGGCTACACCCCGGAAGAGCTGGACCGCCCCCTTATCGGCGTGGTGAGCGCCTACAGCGAGATCGTCCCCGGCCACATGAATCTGGATAAGGTCGCCGAGGCCGTCAAGGCCGGTGTCCAGATGGCAGGCGGCACCCCCATCCTCATCCCGGCCATCGGCGTCTGCGACGGCATCGCCATGGGCCATGTGGGCATGAAGTACAGCCTCGCCTCCCGCGAGCTGATCTGCGACAGCGTGGAGACCATGCTGATGGCCCATCAGCTGGACGGTCTGGTGCTGGTGCCCAACTGCGATAAGATCGTCCCCGGTATGGTCATGGCCGCCGTCCGGATGGATGTGCCCGCCGTGGTCTGCTCCGGCGGCCCCATGCTGGCCGGTACTTACGGCGGCGAGGAGGTCAGCCTCTCCAAGATGTTCGAGGCCGTCGGTGCCTATAAGGCCGGCATGATCTCCGACGAGCAGCTGGAAGACTGCACCTGCAACTGCTGCCCCAGCTGCGGCAGCTGCTCCGGTATGTACACCGCCAACAGCATGAACTGCCTGTGCGAGGCCATCGGCATCGCCCTGCCCGGCAACGGCACCATCCCCGCCGTCTACTCCAAGCGCCTCCAGCTGGCAAAGCACGCCGGTATGGCCATCATGGAGATGGTAAAGAAGGGCATCACCGCCCGCCAGATCATCAACGAGCGCTCCATCCGCAACGCGCTGACCTGCGATATGGCGCTGGGCTGCTCCACCAACACCGTCCTCCACCTGCTGGCCATCGCCTACGAGGCCGGTGTGCCCATCGACCTGAAGCTCTTCAATGAGATCAGCGCCAAGACCCCGAACCTCTGCCATCTGGCTCCCGCAGGCCCCACCCATATGCCCGACCTCTACGCCGCTGGCGGCATCCCCGCCGTGCAGGCTGAGCTGGCCAAGAAGGGCCTGCTGGACCTCGACGTCCCCACCGTCACCGGTAAGACCCTCGGTGAGAACATCAAGGGTGCTCATATCCTGAACGACAAGGCCATCCGTCCCATCGAGGATCCGTATTCCCCGACCGGCGGCCTGCAGATCCTCTGGGGCAACATCGCCCCCGACGGCTGCGTCGTCAAGCGCAGCGCCGTCGCCCCCGAGATGCAGGAGCACTCCGGCCCGGCCCGCGTCTTCAACAGCGAGGAGACGGCCATCGCCGCCATCTATGCGGGCAAGATCGTCCCGGGCGACGTGGTGGTCATCCGCTACGAAGGCCCCAAGGGCGGCCCCGGTATGCGTGAGATGCTGAACCCCACCTCCGCGCTGGCCGGCATGAAGCTGGACAAGACCGTGGCCCTCATCACCGACGGCCGCTTCTCCGGCGCTTCCCGTGGCGCGGCCATCGGCCACGTCAGCCCGGAGGCCGCTTCCGGCGGCCCCATCGGCCTCATCGAGGAGGGCGATACCATCCACATCGACATCCCCAACGCCAGCATCACGCTGGAGGTTTCGGATGAGGTGTTGGCCGAGCGCAAGGCCAAGTACGTCGCCCCCGAACCCAACATCAAGACCGGCTGGCTGTCCCGCTACGCCCGCATGGTCACCAGTGCAAACCTCGGCGCAGTGCTGAAGTAA
- a CDS encoding recombinase family protein — MTAVIYARYSSDSQREASIEGQLRDCKDYAEKNGITVVGTYIDRAYSAKTDDRPDFQRMIKDSAKKIFDVVLVWKLDRFARNRFDAVNYKYQLEKNSVHLVSAMEPISQGPEGIMVESMLIGMAEYYSAELALKVARGERENALQCKYNGGVVPLGFTIGKEDRLYHIDPETAPIVQEIFSRYADGEPAEKIAASLNERGLRTRTGKPFVKNSFFQIFRNRRYIGEYRYKDIVTPGGIPAIVDQDLFDRVQQRFEQNRIAHGRPAKEDVSYLLTTKLFCGKCGTLMGGESGTSHMGNTYYYYKCGNAKRHGKAHCDLKAIRKEPLERFVVETAIKVIFSDEIIEQLIDLIMEAQQQENTRLPVLKDQLRDTEKRLANLLEAIEQGILTPTTKQRLDELEARKEALNTSILEEELKKPVLTREWMRFWFEKFRKGDMRDMEHQRQIIDTFVNSVYVFDDRVVLNFNFTDDSKTISREEVLGSSAVDNAPLKDPLSFDSGFFIYQNFLNGKRSGMEWNAAAFFVKVRRCCPERVKT; from the coding sequence ATGACCGCCGTGATCTACGCCCGCTATTCATCCGACAGCCAGCGTGAAGCGTCCATTGAGGGACAGCTGCGCGACTGCAAGGATTACGCCGAGAAGAACGGCATCACTGTGGTCGGCACTTACATTGACCGTGCCTACTCTGCCAAAACGGATGACCGCCCGGACTTCCAGCGGATGATAAAGGACAGCGCAAAGAAAATTTTCGATGTGGTTCTGGTCTGGAAACTTGACCGCTTTGCCCGGAATCGGTTCGATGCCGTGAACTACAAGTACCAGCTGGAAAAGAACAGTGTCCATCTGGTGTCTGCCATGGAACCCATTTCGCAGGGGCCTGAAGGCATTATGGTGGAGAGTATGCTTATTGGCATGGCGGAATACTATTCCGCCGAACTCGCCCTGAAGGTAGCGCGCGGTGAGCGCGAAAACGCCCTCCAGTGCAAGTACAACGGCGGTGTGGTGCCGCTGGGCTTCACCATTGGCAAGGAGGACAGGCTGTACCATATCGACCCGGAAACGGCTCCTATTGTGCAGGAGATCTTCAGCCGGTACGCCGACGGCGAACCGGCTGAGAAGATTGCCGCATCCCTGAACGAGCGCGGCCTGCGTACCCGCACCGGGAAACCGTTCGTAAAGAACAGCTTCTTCCAGATCTTCCGCAACCGCCGCTACATCGGCGAATACCGCTACAAGGACATTGTGACGCCGGGCGGCATTCCGGCTATTGTTGATCAGGACTTGTTCGACCGGGTGCAGCAGCGTTTCGAGCAAAACAGGATCGCCCATGGTCGGCCTGCAAAAGAGGATGTGAGCTATCTGCTGACCACTAAGCTGTTCTGCGGCAAGTGCGGCACCCTGATGGGCGGCGAAAGCGGCACCAGCCACATGGGAAACACCTACTATTACTACAAGTGCGGCAACGCCAAACGCCACGGCAAGGCGCACTGCGACCTGAAAGCCATCCGCAAAGAGCCTCTGGAACGGTTCGTGGTGGAAACTGCTATTAAGGTGATTTTCAGCGATGAAATCATCGAACAGCTGATAGATTTGATTATGGAAGCCCAGCAGCAGGAGAACACCCGCCTGCCCGTTCTGAAAGACCAGCTCCGGGATACAGAGAAGCGGCTGGCAAATCTTCTGGAAGCCATTGAACAGGGCATCCTGACCCCGACCACCAAGCAGCGGCTGGACGAATTGGAAGCCCGGAAAGAAGCCCTGAACACCAGCATTCTGGAAGAAGAGCTGAAAAAGCCCGTCCTGACCCGCGAATGGATGCGGTTCTGGTTTGAAAAATTCCGCAAGGGTGACATGAGAGACATGGAACACCAGCGGCAGATCATTGATACCTTTGTCAACTCGGTCTACGTCTTTGACGACCGGGTCGTGCTCAATTTCAACTTCACGGATGATTCCAAAACCATCTCCCGTGAAGAGGTGTTAGGTTCGAGTGCTGTGGACAATGCTCCACTTAAAGATCCGTTGTCATTCGACAGCGGATTTTTTATTTATCAGAATTTCTTGAATGGAAAACGCAGCGGCATGGAATGGAATGCCGCTGCGTTTTTTGTTAAGGTCAGACGGTGCTGCCCTGAAAGAGTGAAGACGTAA
- the ilvC gene encoding ketol-acid reductoisomerase, with protein sequence MAIKKYYDSDCNLGVLDGKTVAVIGFGSQGHAHSENLAESGVNVVVGLRKGSAHWEKASEFAATHENFKVMEVEEAAKAGDVVMMLVPDELCADIYNKQVAPYMTEGKALAFAHGFNIHFKTITAPKNVDVIMIAPKGPGHIVRRLYTEGEGCPSLICVEQDFTGKAKDIALAYASGIGAGRAGILETTFKEETETDLFGEQAVLCGGVCELIHAGFDTLVEAGYEPEMAYFETCHEMKLIVDLINEGGFSKMRYSISNTAEYGDYRTGKRLITAETRKEMKKVLTEIQDGTFASEFLTEMSPNGGRKVHFLAQRRMEAEHPIEKVGAELRSMMSWLKK encoded by the coding sequence ATGGCGATCAAGAAATACTACGATTCCGACTGCAACCTCGGCGTGCTGGACGGCAAGACCGTTGCTGTCATCGGCTTCGGCAGTCAGGGCCACGCTCATTCCGAGAACCTCGCCGAGAGCGGCGTCAATGTCGTCGTCGGCCTGCGCAAGGGTTCCGCTCACTGGGAAAAGGCTTCGGAGTTCGCAGCAACGCACGAGAACTTCAAGGTCATGGAGGTCGAGGAGGCTGCCAAGGCAGGCGACGTCGTCATGATGCTGGTCCCCGATGAGCTGTGCGCTGACATCTACAACAAGCAGGTCGCTCCTTACATGACCGAGGGCAAGGCTCTGGCCTTCGCACACGGCTTCAACATCCACTTCAAGACCATCACCGCTCCGAAGAATGTCGACGTCATCATGATCGCTCCCAAAGGCCCCGGCCACATCGTCCGCCGCCTGTACACCGAGGGTGAGGGCTGCCCCTCTCTGATCTGCGTCGAGCAGGACTTCACCGGTAAGGCAAAGGACATCGCTCTGGCATACGCTTCCGGCATCGGTGCCGGCCGCGCAGGCATCCTCGAGACCACCTTCAAGGAGGAGACCGAGACCGACCTGTTCGGCGAGCAGGCAGTGCTTTGCGGCGGCGTCTGCGAGCTGATCCACGCAGGCTTCGACACGCTGGTCGAGGCTGGCTACGAGCCTGAGATGGCCTACTTCGAGACCTGCCACGAGATGAAGCTGATCGTTGACCTCATCAACGAGGGCGGCTTCTCCAAGATGCGCTACTCCATCTCCAACACCGCAGAGTACGGCGACTACCGCACCGGCAAGCGCCTCATCACCGCCGAGACCCGCAAGGAGATGAAGAAGGTCCTGACCGAGATCCAGGACGGCACCTTCGCTTCCGAGTTCCTGACCGAGATGAGCCCCAACGGCGGCCGCAAGGTCCACTTCCTCGCTCAGCGCCGCATGGAGGCCGAGCATCCCATCGAGAAGGTGGGCGCAGAGCTGCGCAGCATGATGAGCTGGCTGAAGAAGTAA
- the ilvN gene encoding acetolactate synthase small subunit, producing the protein MESNQRRVISLLVDNQSGVLARVSSLFCRRGFNIDSLTVSATNDPTVSRITVSVSGTEKELQQLILQTERLEVTRQVFVLNESTALERELLLLKVVANVTNRAELREIAGIYKAKIIDLSPDSMVFELTGRPEKIDAFLKLMADYQILEQCRTGVTALERGGMHQHMQKPSQEVRAAQFPLPGTRCH; encoded by the coding sequence ATGGAATCCAATCAGCGCAGGGTCATCAGCCTGCTGGTGGACAACCAGAGCGGCGTTCTGGCCCGGGTGTCCAGCCTGTTCTGCCGCAGAGGCTTCAACATCGACAGTCTGACCGTCTCGGCCACCAACGACCCCACGGTCAGCCGCATCACCGTATCCGTCTCGGGCACGGAGAAGGAGCTGCAGCAGCTCATCCTCCAGACCGAGCGGCTGGAAGTCACTCGTCAGGTCTTCGTGCTCAACGAGTCCACCGCCCTCGAGCGGGAGCTGCTCCTGCTCAAGGTCGTGGCGAACGTCACCAACCGCGCCGAGCTGCGGGAGATCGCCGGTATCTATAAAGCAAAGATCATCGACCTGTCGCCGGACAGCATGGTCTTTGAGCTGACGGGCCGCCCCGAGAAGATCGACGCCTTCCTGAAGCTCATGGCCGACTACCAGATCCTCGAGCAGTGCCGCACCGGCGTCACCGCCCTCGAGCGGGGCGGGATGCATCAGCATATGCAGAAGCCCTCGCAGGAAGTCCGGGCCGCGCAGTTCCCTCTGCCGGGCACGCGGTGCCATTAA
- the ilvB gene encoding biosynthetic-type acetolactate synthase large subunit produces the protein MQLNGSQIFVEVLCEQGVDTIFGYPGGAVLNLYDELYRNTDRITHVLTAHEQGASHAADGYARATGRTGVVLATSGPGATNLVTGIATAYMDSVPMVAFTGNVTTDGLGSDSFQEAYIEGITMPITKHNFTVRRVEDLADTMRAAFRIAQSGRKGPVLVDIPKDITAAVCEFTPKKPEPIRTVVTFDEQQVKWAADIINGAQRPLVYFGGGVRSAASCQPLRDLLKKAEIPATHTLMAAGVVPYGDPMNIGMVGMHGCYTSNRAVADCDVLIAVGTRFSDRVALNPKTFAKNATIIQIDIDASELGKNVDVDLSIVGDAAYVLNAMLPLVEEKKHPDWMKMIHEWQAQDYHPVSDASRLMPHQVIGEVCNQCGPEAVYVTDVGQHQMWAAQYIRHTKSRGFITSGGLGTMGFGYGAAIGAQMALGRDQRVVMFTGDGSFHMNLNEACTAVSYELPIITVIFNNQVLGMVRQWQTAFYGKRFSQTDPHRKTNFVKLAEGFGLKGYHCENLAQFQEAFADALKQKGPTWIECMIDKDEKVLPMIPGGGDINDIIMK, from the coding sequence ATGCAGTTGAACGGTTCTCAAATCTTTGTGGAGGTGCTCTGTGAGCAGGGGGTGGACACCATCTTCGGCTACCCCGGCGGCGCAGTGCTGAACCTCTACGACGAGCTGTACAGAAATACCGACCGCATCACCCATGTGCTGACGGCCCACGAGCAGGGCGCGTCCCACGCGGCGGACGGCTACGCCCGCGCAACGGGCCGCACCGGCGTGGTGCTGGCCACCAGCGGCCCGGGCGCAACGAACCTCGTCACCGGCATCGCCACCGCTTACATGGACTCGGTGCCGATGGTAGCCTTCACCGGCAACGTGACCACGGATGGTCTGGGCAGTGACAGCTTTCAGGAGGCCTATATCGAGGGCATTACGATGCCCATCACCAAGCACAACTTCACGGTGCGCCGGGTCGAAGACCTCGCAGACACCATGCGCGCGGCCTTCCGCATCGCTCAGAGCGGCCGCAAAGGCCCGGTGCTGGTGGACATCCCGAAGGACATCACCGCTGCGGTGTGCGAGTTTACCCCGAAAAAGCCCGAACCCATCCGCACGGTGGTCACATTCGACGAGCAGCAGGTCAAGTGGGCGGCAGACATCATCAACGGTGCCCAGCGGCCTCTGGTCTACTTCGGCGGCGGCGTCCGCTCGGCGGCCAGCTGCCAGCCCCTGCGGGATCTGCTGAAAAAAGCGGAGATCCCCGCCACCCATACCCTGATGGCCGCAGGCGTCGTGCCCTACGGCGACCCGATGAACATCGGCATGGTGGGTATGCACGGCTGCTACACCTCGAACCGGGCCGTGGCAGACTGTGACGTCCTCATCGCGGTGGGCACCCGCTTCTCGGACCGTGTGGCCCTGAACCCCAAGACCTTCGCCAAGAATGCGACCATCATCCAGATCGACATCGACGCCAGCGAGCTTGGCAAAAACGTGGACGTGGACCTGTCCATCGTGGGCGATGCCGCCTATGTGCTGAACGCCATGCTGCCGCTGGTGGAAGAGAAAAAGCACCCCGACTGGATGAAGATGATCCACGAGTGGCAGGCGCAGGATTACCACCCGGTGTCCGACGCTTCCCGACTGATGCCCCATCAGGTCATCGGCGAGGTCTGCAACCAGTGCGGCCCCGAGGCCGTCTACGTCACCGACGTGGGCCAGCACCAGATGTGGGCAGCGCAGTACATCCGCCACACCAAGAGCCGCGGCTTCATCACCAGCGGCGGTCTGGGCACCATGGGCTTCGGCTACGGTGCGGCCATCGGCGCACAGATGGCACTGGGCCGTGACCAGCGGGTGGTCATGTTCACCGGCGACGGCTCCTTCCATATGAACCTCAACGAGGCTTGCACCGCCGTCAGCTACGAGCTGCCCATCATCACCGTCATTTTCAACAATCAGGTGCTTGGCATGGTGCGCCAGTGGCAGACCGCTTTCTACGGTAAGCGCTTTTCCCAGACCGACCCCCACCGCAAGACCAACTTCGTCAAGCTGGCCGAGGGCTTCGGCCTCAAGGGCTACCACTGCGAGAACCTCGCCCAGTTTCAGGAGGCTTTCGCCGACGCCCTCAAGCAGAAGGGGCCGACATGGATCGAGTGCATGATCGACAAGGACGAAAAAGTCCTGCCCATGATCCCCGGCGGCGGCGACATCAACGACATCATCATGAAATAA
- a CDS encoding ATP-binding protein produces MNLNEWNARLHGLVIFRALLDDDVIAKLVDLTDRMAAAPRSTGAVCGAAASFESALFEHTTNFGEYLSAAVLEAETVCVRQAAVSKVPPVLQKALDGELDFLQRLCGLTLDGLLEAADAADPLPFLPRWETKDIDLRAAYAQRMSEVGKKGYGMFAKHHVFTVENGQLVPVRYPDPQRLDELPGYEQEREKVIANTRALLAGMPANNVLLYGDAGTGKSSTVKAIANEFAADGLRLVEVKKNQLYQIPDLMDKLAANPLKFVLFIDDLSFTANDDNFAALKAILEGSVGGRAKNIAVYATSNRRHLIKETLSDRSGDDIHEADTRQELMSLSARFGLTVTFQRPEKARFEVILTELAKQHGIEMPHDQLLTKAEAFAIRAGGRSPRVAKQFIEQCAAGVQK; encoded by the coding sequence ATGAATCTTAACGAATGGAACGCCCGTCTCCACGGGCTGGTCATCTTCCGCGCACTGCTGGACGATGACGTCATCGCAAAGCTCGTAGACCTCACCGACCGGATGGCGGCAGCCCCCCGGAGCACAGGGGCAGTATGCGGTGCTGCAGCCTCCTTTGAATCCGCCCTCTTCGAGCACACCACCAACTTCGGCGAATATCTCTCCGCCGCCGTCCTCGAAGCCGAAACGGTCTGCGTCCGGCAGGCAGCGGTGAGCAAGGTGCCGCCCGTCCTTCAGAAGGCGCTGGACGGTGAGCTGGACTTTTTGCAGCGGCTGTGCGGCCTGACGCTGGACGGTCTGCTGGAAGCTGCCGACGCCGCCGACCCGCTGCCCTTCCTGCCCCGGTGGGAGACGAAGGACATCGACCTCCGCGCCGCCTATGCCCAGCGGATGAGCGAGGTAGGCAAAAAGGGCTATGGGATGTTCGCCAAGCACCACGTCTTTACCGTTGAGAACGGACAACTGGTGCCGGTGCGCTACCCCGACCCCCAGCGCCTCGACGAGCTGCCGGGCTATGAGCAGGAGCGGGAGAAGGTCATCGCCAACACCCGCGCCCTGTTGGCCGGAATGCCCGCCAACAATGTGCTGCTCTACGGCGATGCCGGTACCGGAAAGTCCAGCACCGTCAAGGCCATCGCCAACGAGTTTGCCGCCGACGGCCTGCGGCTGGTGGAGGTCAAGAAGAATCAGCTCTACCAGATCCCCGACCTGATGGACAAGCTGGCCGCGAACCCGCTGAAGTTCGTCCTCTTCATCGACGACCTGAGCTTCACGGCCAACGACGATAACTTCGCGGCCCTGAAAGCCATCCTCGAGGGCAGCGTAGGCGGACGGGCCAAGAACATCGCCGTCTACGCCACCTCCAACCGCCGCCACCTCATCAAGGAGACGCTCTCTGACCGCTCGGGTGACGACATCCACGAGGCCGACACCCGTCAGGAGCTGATGAGCCTCTCGGCCCGCTTCGGCCTCACCGTCACCTTCCAGCGGCCCGAAAAAGCCCGCTTCGAAGTCATCCTCACCGAGCTGGCCAAGCAGCACGGCATCGAGATGCCCCACGACCAGCTGCTGACCAAGGCCGAGGCCTTTGCTATCCGGGCCGGAGGCCGCAGCCCCCGCGTCGCCAAGCAGTTCATCGAGCAGTGCGCCGCCGGTGTGCAGAAATAA